A single region of the Gossypium arboreum isolate Shixiya-1 chromosome 12, ASM2569848v2, whole genome shotgun sequence genome encodes:
- the LOC108479426 gene encoding respiratory burst oxidase homolog protein C-like isoform X3: MEKMSSEDGDRYHHRHHYSDTDVLGSEKVPHSGPLSGPLNKKVAAGKKTAHFNIPDSSSSKDDRYVEITLDVTADSVAVQSVKAANGGDLQEDPELSLLAKGLEKKSNVVRNASAKIRQVGHELKRLTSFSKKPARFDRTKSAAAHALMGLKFISKNECGHGWEAVEKRFDDITASNNGVLPRSRFGECIGMESKEFALQLFDALARKRKIHGDSIDKAHLKEFWDQISNQSFDARLQTFFDMVDKDADGRITEQEVKEIISLSASANRLSNIQKQAEEYAALIMEELDPDRLGYIMINNLEMLLLQAPNQSVRGESRKLSQMLSQKLKPTYDGNPVRRFCRNTKYFLQDNWQRAWVMVLWIAVMCGLFAYKYIEYQRREDVFKVLGNCVCFAKGAAETIKLNMALILLPVCRNTLTWLRNKTKLGVVVPFDDNLNFHKVIAVGVAFGVAIHGIAHLACDFPRLLHATPDEYVPMEQYFGEQAKSYWHFVEHVEGITGVLMVILMAIAFTLAAPCFRRGRINLPKHLKKLSGFNAFWYSHHLFVIVYTLLIVHGIKLFLTKKWYKKTTWMYLAVPIILYSCERLTRLLRSSIKAVTIQKVAVYPGNVLALQMSRPHGFRYKSGQYMFVNCAAVSPFEWHPFSITSAPGDDYLSVHIRTLGDWTRQLRTVFSEVCQQPTNGKSGLLRADSVHGTNIPEGFLLWGTGADKRPSPASFRFLPQDVHQV, encoded by the exons ATGGAGAAAATGAGTTCTGAGGATGGAGACCGTTACCACCATCGACATCATTACTCTGATACAGATGTTTTAGGGTCCGAGAAAGTGCCCCATAGTGGTCCATTGAGCGGACCATTAAACAAAAAGGTTGCAGCAGGGAAGAAAACTGCCCACTTTAACATTCCAGACTCCAGCTCTTCCAAGGACGACCGTTACGTTGAGATCACCCTCGATGTTACTGCCGATTCGGTGGCGGTTCAGAGCGTAAAGGCTGCAAATGGTGGTGATTTGCAGGAAGATCCTGAGCTGAGTTTGCTGGCTAAAGGTCTGGAGAAGAAATCTAACGTGGTGAGGAATGCTTCGGCCAAGATTAGGCAGGTGGGACACGAACTCAAGCGCTTGACATCTTTCTCCAAGAAGCCAGCTCGGTTCGATCGGACTAAATCCGCAGCGGCTCATGCTCTCATGGGCCTAAAGTTCATTAGCAAGAATGAATGTGGACATGGATGGGAGGCTGTTGAGAAGCGGTTTGATGATATCACTGCTTCCAACAATGGAGTTTTGCCTCGTTCCCGGTTCGGCGAATGCATAG GAATGGAGTCTAAGGAGTTTGCGCTGCAGTTGTTCGATGCACTTGCTCGAAAACGAAAAATTCATGGTGATTCCATCGATAAGGCTCATCTGAAAGAGTTTTGGGATCAGATCTCGAATCAAAGCTTCGATGCTCGCCTTCAAACTTTCTTCGACAT GGTGGATAAAGATGCAGATGGAAGAATAACAGAACAAGAAGTCAAAGAA ATTATTAGTCTCAGTGCATCTGCAAACAGACTCTCAAATATCCAGAAACAAGCTGAGGAATATGCAGCTTTGATTATGGAAGAATTAGACCCAGACCGCCTGGGGTACATCATG ATAAACAACTTAGAAATGCTTCTGCTGCAAGCACCAAACCAGTCAGTACGAGGCGAAAGCCGGAAATTGAGCCAAATGCTAAGCCAAAAGCTTAAGCCTACATATGACGGTAATCCAGTTAGGAGATTCTGCAGGAACACCAAGTATTTCTTGCAAGATAACTGGCAGAGAGCTTGGGTGATGGTTTTATGGATTGCAGTTATGTGTGGGTTGTTTGCATACAAATACATCGAATATCAAAGGAGGGAAGATGTATTTAAAGTACTGGGGAATTGTGTTTGCTTTGCCAAAGGTGCAGCTGAGACAATTAAACTGAACATGGCACTGATACTGCTACCGGTATGTCGTAACACCCTCACCTGGTTAAGAAACAAGACGAAACTAGGCGTTGTCGTTCCTTTCGATGATAACCTTAACTTCCACAAG GTTATAGCAGTGGGGGTTGCATTTGGGGTTGCCATACATGGGATTGCCCATTTAGCATGTGATTTCCCTCGCCTGCTTCATGCCACTCCTGATGAATATGTACCAATGGAACAATATTTTGGTGAACAAGCCAAAAGTTACTGGCATTTTGTGGAGCACGTTGAAGGAATAACTGGGGTACTAATGGTGATTTTAATGGCCATTGCATTCACGCTAGCGGCACCGTGTTTCAGGCGGGGTCGGATCAACCTCCCAAAGCATCTAAAGAAACTAAGTGGCTTCAATGCCTTCTGGTACTCCCACCATCTGTTTGTCATTGTTTACACTCTCCTTATTGTACATGGAATTAAGCTCTTCTTGACCAAGAAATGGTACAAGAAAACG ACTTGGATGTACTTGGCAGTTCCAATTATTCTTTATTCATGTGAAAGATTGACAAGGCTGCTTAGGTCAAGCATCAAGGCTGTTACAATACAAAAG GTTGCTGTTTATCCTGGAAATGTATTGGCACTTCAAATGTCAAGGCCCCATGGATTTAGATACAAAAGTGGACAATACATGTTTGTCAACTGTGCTGCAGTGTCTCCATTTGAATG GCACCCCTTTTCTATTACTTCAGCTCCCGGAGATGACTATCTAAGTGTGCATATTAGGACACTTGGTGACTGGACTCGACAACTCAGGACAGTGTTTTCGGAG GTGTGTCAACAACCTACTAATGGAAAAAGTGGCCTCCTTAGAGCCGACTCCGTGCATGGAACTAACATCCCAGA GGGTTTTTTATTGTGGGGCACCGGCGCTGACAAAAGACCTTCGCCAGCTAGCTTCAGATTTCTCCCACAAGACGTCCACCAAGTTTGA
- the LOC108479426 gene encoding respiratory burst oxidase homolog protein C-like isoform X2: MEKMSSEDGDRYHHRHHYSDTDVLGSEKVPHSGPLSGPLNKKVAAGKKTAHFNIPDSSSSKDDRYVEITLDVTADSVAVQSVKAANGGDLQEDPELSLLAKGLEKKSNVVRNASAKIRQVGHELKRLTSFSKKPARFDRTKSAAAHALMGLKFISKNECGHGWEAVEKRFDDITASNNGVLPRSRFGECIGMESKEFALQLFDALARKRKIHGDSIDKAHLKEFWDQISNQSFDARLQTFFDMVDKDADGRITEQEVKEIISLSASANRLSNIQKQAEEYAALIMEELDPDRLGYIMINNLEMLLLQAPNQSVRGESRKLSQMLSQKLKPTYDGNPVRRFCRNTKYFLQDNWQRAWVMVLWIAVMCGLFAYKYIEYQRREDVFKVLGNCVCFAKGAAETIKLNMALILLPVCRNTLTWLRNKTKLGVVVPFDDNLNFHKVIAVGVAFGVAIHGIAHLACDFPRLLHATPDEYVPMEQYFGEQAKSYWHFVEHVEGITGVLMVILMAIAFTLAAPCFRRGRINLPKHLKKLSGFNAFWYSHHLFVIVYTLLIVHGIKLFLTKKWYKKTTWMYLAVPIILYSCERLTRLLRSSIKAVTIQKVAVYPGNVLALQMSRPHGFRYKSGQYMFVNCAAVSPFEWTLGDWTRQLRTVFSEVCQQPTNGKSGLLRADSVHGTNIPDFPRVLIDGPYGAPAQDYKKYEVVLLVGLGIGATPMISIVKDIVNNIRAMEEEEEEEKSSGIEKGNGVNKTNSTSPSSKRKENFKTRRAYFYWVTREQGSFDWFKGIMNEVAEMDRNHVIELHNYCTSVYEEGDARSALITMLQSLNHAKNGVDIVSGTRVKSHFAKPNWRSVYKHIAVNHNNSRVGVFYCGAPALTKDLRQLASDFSHKTSTKFDFHKENF; this comes from the exons ATGGAGAAAATGAGTTCTGAGGATGGAGACCGTTACCACCATCGACATCATTACTCTGATACAGATGTTTTAGGGTCCGAGAAAGTGCCCCATAGTGGTCCATTGAGCGGACCATTAAACAAAAAGGTTGCAGCAGGGAAGAAAACTGCCCACTTTAACATTCCAGACTCCAGCTCTTCCAAGGACGACCGTTACGTTGAGATCACCCTCGATGTTACTGCCGATTCGGTGGCGGTTCAGAGCGTAAAGGCTGCAAATGGTGGTGATTTGCAGGAAGATCCTGAGCTGAGTTTGCTGGCTAAAGGTCTGGAGAAGAAATCTAACGTGGTGAGGAATGCTTCGGCCAAGATTAGGCAGGTGGGACACGAACTCAAGCGCTTGACATCTTTCTCCAAGAAGCCAGCTCGGTTCGATCGGACTAAATCCGCAGCGGCTCATGCTCTCATGGGCCTAAAGTTCATTAGCAAGAATGAATGTGGACATGGATGGGAGGCTGTTGAGAAGCGGTTTGATGATATCACTGCTTCCAACAATGGAGTTTTGCCTCGTTCCCGGTTCGGCGAATGCATAG GAATGGAGTCTAAGGAGTTTGCGCTGCAGTTGTTCGATGCACTTGCTCGAAAACGAAAAATTCATGGTGATTCCATCGATAAGGCTCATCTGAAAGAGTTTTGGGATCAGATCTCGAATCAAAGCTTCGATGCTCGCCTTCAAACTTTCTTCGACAT GGTGGATAAAGATGCAGATGGAAGAATAACAGAACAAGAAGTCAAAGAA ATTATTAGTCTCAGTGCATCTGCAAACAGACTCTCAAATATCCAGAAACAAGCTGAGGAATATGCAGCTTTGATTATGGAAGAATTAGACCCAGACCGCCTGGGGTACATCATG ATAAACAACTTAGAAATGCTTCTGCTGCAAGCACCAAACCAGTCAGTACGAGGCGAAAGCCGGAAATTGAGCCAAATGCTAAGCCAAAAGCTTAAGCCTACATATGACGGTAATCCAGTTAGGAGATTCTGCAGGAACACCAAGTATTTCTTGCAAGATAACTGGCAGAGAGCTTGGGTGATGGTTTTATGGATTGCAGTTATGTGTGGGTTGTTTGCATACAAATACATCGAATATCAAAGGAGGGAAGATGTATTTAAAGTACTGGGGAATTGTGTTTGCTTTGCCAAAGGTGCAGCTGAGACAATTAAACTGAACATGGCACTGATACTGCTACCGGTATGTCGTAACACCCTCACCTGGTTAAGAAACAAGACGAAACTAGGCGTTGTCGTTCCTTTCGATGATAACCTTAACTTCCACAAG GTTATAGCAGTGGGGGTTGCATTTGGGGTTGCCATACATGGGATTGCCCATTTAGCATGTGATTTCCCTCGCCTGCTTCATGCCACTCCTGATGAATATGTACCAATGGAACAATATTTTGGTGAACAAGCCAAAAGTTACTGGCATTTTGTGGAGCACGTTGAAGGAATAACTGGGGTACTAATGGTGATTTTAATGGCCATTGCATTCACGCTAGCGGCACCGTGTTTCAGGCGGGGTCGGATCAACCTCCCAAAGCATCTAAAGAAACTAAGTGGCTTCAATGCCTTCTGGTACTCCCACCATCTGTTTGTCATTGTTTACACTCTCCTTATTGTACATGGAATTAAGCTCTTCTTGACCAAGAAATGGTACAAGAAAACG ACTTGGATGTACTTGGCAGTTCCAATTATTCTTTATTCATGTGAAAGATTGACAAGGCTGCTTAGGTCAAGCATCAAGGCTGTTACAATACAAAAG GTTGCTGTTTATCCTGGAAATGTATTGGCACTTCAAATGTCAAGGCCCCATGGATTTAGATACAAAAGTGGACAATACATGTTTGTCAACTGTGCTGCAGTGTCTCCATTTGAATG GACACTTGGTGACTGGACTCGACAACTCAGGACAGTGTTTTCGGAG GTGTGTCAACAACCTACTAATGGAAAAAGTGGCCTCCTTAGAGCCGACTCCGTGCATGGAACTAACATCCCAGA TTTCCCAAGAGTGTTAATCGATGGACCATATGGAGCACCGGCACAAGACTACAAGAAATACGAAGTGGTTTTGTTGGTGGGTTTGGGGATTGGAGCAACCCCCATGATTAGCATTGTGAAGGACATAGTGAATAACATCAGGGCCAtggaagaagaggaagaagaagagaaaagtaGTGGTATAGAGAAAGGAAACGGGGTTAATAAAACGAATTCTACATCACCAAGTTCAAAAAGGAAAGAAAACTTCAAGACAAGGAGGGCATACTTTTATTGGGTGACGAGGGAACAAGGTTCCTTCGATTGGTTCAAAGGGATAATGAATGAAGTGGCTGAAATGGACCGTAACCATGTAATCGAGCTTCATAATTACTGCACAAGTGTGTACGAAGAAGGCGATGCTCGCTCGGCTCTCATTACTATGCTTCAATCACTCAATCATGCTAAAAATGGGGTCGACATCGTCTCTGGTACGAGAGTAAAATCCCACTTCGCCAAGCCTAATTGGCGCAGTGTCTACAAGCACATTGCTGTCAATCACAACAACTCTCGAGTGG GGGTTTTTTATTGTGGGGCACCGGCGCTGACAAAAGACCTTCGCCAGCTAGCTTCAGATTTCTCCCACAAGACGTCCACCAAGTTTGATTTCCATAAAGAGAACTTTTAA
- the LOC108479426 gene encoding respiratory burst oxidase homolog protein C-like isoform X1 yields the protein MEKMSSEDGDRYHHRHHYSDTDVLGSEKVPHSGPLSGPLNKKVAAGKKTAHFNIPDSSSSKDDRYVEITLDVTADSVAVQSVKAANGGDLQEDPELSLLAKGLEKKSNVVRNASAKIRQVGHELKRLTSFSKKPARFDRTKSAAAHALMGLKFISKNECGHGWEAVEKRFDDITASNNGVLPRSRFGECIGMESKEFALQLFDALARKRKIHGDSIDKAHLKEFWDQISNQSFDARLQTFFDMVDKDADGRITEQEVKEIISLSASANRLSNIQKQAEEYAALIMEELDPDRLGYIMINNLEMLLLQAPNQSVRGESRKLSQMLSQKLKPTYDGNPVRRFCRNTKYFLQDNWQRAWVMVLWIAVMCGLFAYKYIEYQRREDVFKVLGNCVCFAKGAAETIKLNMALILLPVCRNTLTWLRNKTKLGVVVPFDDNLNFHKVIAVGVAFGVAIHGIAHLACDFPRLLHATPDEYVPMEQYFGEQAKSYWHFVEHVEGITGVLMVILMAIAFTLAAPCFRRGRINLPKHLKKLSGFNAFWYSHHLFVIVYTLLIVHGIKLFLTKKWYKKTTWMYLAVPIILYSCERLTRLLRSSIKAVTIQKVAVYPGNVLALQMSRPHGFRYKSGQYMFVNCAAVSPFEWHPFSITSAPGDDYLSVHIRTLGDWTRQLRTVFSEVCQQPTNGKSGLLRADSVHGTNIPDFPRVLIDGPYGAPAQDYKKYEVVLLVGLGIGATPMISIVKDIVNNIRAMEEEEEEEKSSGIEKGNGVNKTNSTSPSSKRKENFKTRRAYFYWVTREQGSFDWFKGIMNEVAEMDRNHVIELHNYCTSVYEEGDARSALITMLQSLNHAKNGVDIVSGTRVKSHFAKPNWRSVYKHIAVNHNNSRVGVFYCGAPALTKDLRQLASDFSHKTSTKFDFHKENF from the exons ATGGAGAAAATGAGTTCTGAGGATGGAGACCGTTACCACCATCGACATCATTACTCTGATACAGATGTTTTAGGGTCCGAGAAAGTGCCCCATAGTGGTCCATTGAGCGGACCATTAAACAAAAAGGTTGCAGCAGGGAAGAAAACTGCCCACTTTAACATTCCAGACTCCAGCTCTTCCAAGGACGACCGTTACGTTGAGATCACCCTCGATGTTACTGCCGATTCGGTGGCGGTTCAGAGCGTAAAGGCTGCAAATGGTGGTGATTTGCAGGAAGATCCTGAGCTGAGTTTGCTGGCTAAAGGTCTGGAGAAGAAATCTAACGTGGTGAGGAATGCTTCGGCCAAGATTAGGCAGGTGGGACACGAACTCAAGCGCTTGACATCTTTCTCCAAGAAGCCAGCTCGGTTCGATCGGACTAAATCCGCAGCGGCTCATGCTCTCATGGGCCTAAAGTTCATTAGCAAGAATGAATGTGGACATGGATGGGAGGCTGTTGAGAAGCGGTTTGATGATATCACTGCTTCCAACAATGGAGTTTTGCCTCGTTCCCGGTTCGGCGAATGCATAG GAATGGAGTCTAAGGAGTTTGCGCTGCAGTTGTTCGATGCACTTGCTCGAAAACGAAAAATTCATGGTGATTCCATCGATAAGGCTCATCTGAAAGAGTTTTGGGATCAGATCTCGAATCAAAGCTTCGATGCTCGCCTTCAAACTTTCTTCGACAT GGTGGATAAAGATGCAGATGGAAGAATAACAGAACAAGAAGTCAAAGAA ATTATTAGTCTCAGTGCATCTGCAAACAGACTCTCAAATATCCAGAAACAAGCTGAGGAATATGCAGCTTTGATTATGGAAGAATTAGACCCAGACCGCCTGGGGTACATCATG ATAAACAACTTAGAAATGCTTCTGCTGCAAGCACCAAACCAGTCAGTACGAGGCGAAAGCCGGAAATTGAGCCAAATGCTAAGCCAAAAGCTTAAGCCTACATATGACGGTAATCCAGTTAGGAGATTCTGCAGGAACACCAAGTATTTCTTGCAAGATAACTGGCAGAGAGCTTGGGTGATGGTTTTATGGATTGCAGTTATGTGTGGGTTGTTTGCATACAAATACATCGAATATCAAAGGAGGGAAGATGTATTTAAAGTACTGGGGAATTGTGTTTGCTTTGCCAAAGGTGCAGCTGAGACAATTAAACTGAACATGGCACTGATACTGCTACCGGTATGTCGTAACACCCTCACCTGGTTAAGAAACAAGACGAAACTAGGCGTTGTCGTTCCTTTCGATGATAACCTTAACTTCCACAAG GTTATAGCAGTGGGGGTTGCATTTGGGGTTGCCATACATGGGATTGCCCATTTAGCATGTGATTTCCCTCGCCTGCTTCATGCCACTCCTGATGAATATGTACCAATGGAACAATATTTTGGTGAACAAGCCAAAAGTTACTGGCATTTTGTGGAGCACGTTGAAGGAATAACTGGGGTACTAATGGTGATTTTAATGGCCATTGCATTCACGCTAGCGGCACCGTGTTTCAGGCGGGGTCGGATCAACCTCCCAAAGCATCTAAAGAAACTAAGTGGCTTCAATGCCTTCTGGTACTCCCACCATCTGTTTGTCATTGTTTACACTCTCCTTATTGTACATGGAATTAAGCTCTTCTTGACCAAGAAATGGTACAAGAAAACG ACTTGGATGTACTTGGCAGTTCCAATTATTCTTTATTCATGTGAAAGATTGACAAGGCTGCTTAGGTCAAGCATCAAGGCTGTTACAATACAAAAG GTTGCTGTTTATCCTGGAAATGTATTGGCACTTCAAATGTCAAGGCCCCATGGATTTAGATACAAAAGTGGACAATACATGTTTGTCAACTGTGCTGCAGTGTCTCCATTTGAATG GCACCCCTTTTCTATTACTTCAGCTCCCGGAGATGACTATCTAAGTGTGCATATTAGGACACTTGGTGACTGGACTCGACAACTCAGGACAGTGTTTTCGGAG GTGTGTCAACAACCTACTAATGGAAAAAGTGGCCTCCTTAGAGCCGACTCCGTGCATGGAACTAACATCCCAGA TTTCCCAAGAGTGTTAATCGATGGACCATATGGAGCACCGGCACAAGACTACAAGAAATACGAAGTGGTTTTGTTGGTGGGTTTGGGGATTGGAGCAACCCCCATGATTAGCATTGTGAAGGACATAGTGAATAACATCAGGGCCAtggaagaagaggaagaagaagagaaaagtaGTGGTATAGAGAAAGGAAACGGGGTTAATAAAACGAATTCTACATCACCAAGTTCAAAAAGGAAAGAAAACTTCAAGACAAGGAGGGCATACTTTTATTGGGTGACGAGGGAACAAGGTTCCTTCGATTGGTTCAAAGGGATAATGAATGAAGTGGCTGAAATGGACCGTAACCATGTAATCGAGCTTCATAATTACTGCACAAGTGTGTACGAAGAAGGCGATGCTCGCTCGGCTCTCATTACTATGCTTCAATCACTCAATCATGCTAAAAATGGGGTCGACATCGTCTCTGGTACGAGAGTAAAATCCCACTTCGCCAAGCCTAATTGGCGCAGTGTCTACAAGCACATTGCTGTCAATCACAACAACTCTCGAGTGG GGGTTTTTTATTGTGGGGCACCGGCGCTGACAAAAGACCTTCGCCAGCTAGCTTCAGATTTCTCCCACAAGACGTCCACCAAGTTTGATTTCCATAAAGAGAACTTTTAA